In Candidatus Zymogenaceae bacterium, a single genomic region encodes these proteins:
- a CDS encoding enoyl-CoA hydratase/isomerase family protein: protein MSLLAQNIDPDKVKTSKEGKNFIITLNRPEKRNALNFDVLYGIKNAFESVYTDPEVRTIIVNSEGPGFSAGVDFFALASTGFLSSTPPAVRDLIREIQEIFNFIEDIEKPVIFALHGYCYGMATEMILAGDFRIAQKGTEIGIHEVALGLIPDCGGIARMTKLLGPIKAKELIMTAKMVEAEEAKQIQLFTDVVDDAMEGALALAESLNKNAPLALGMAKRIINRGQHLDTRSLLELEAIGQSALVDSADAKEGLTSKMEKREANFQGK, encoded by the coding sequence ATGTCTCTACTCGCACAAAACATTGATCCCGACAAAGTGAAGACCTCGAAAGAGGGGAAGAACTTCATCATCACTCTGAATCGTCCGGAAAAGAGAAACGCCCTCAACTTCGACGTTCTGTACGGCATCAAGAACGCATTTGAGAGCGTATATACGGATCCGGAGGTGAGAACCATCATCGTCAACTCCGAAGGTCCGGGATTTTCCGCAGGGGTGGATTTCTTCGCCCTGGCATCCACCGGTTTTCTCAGCAGCACTCCTCCCGCCGTCAGAGATCTCATCCGGGAGATACAGGAAATCTTCAACTTCATTGAGGACATTGAAAAGCCGGTCATTTTCGCGCTGCACGGCTACTGCTACGGCATGGCCACTGAGATGATCCTGGCCGGAGATTTTCGGATCGCACAAAAGGGAACGGAGATAGGCATCCATGAGGTCGCATTGGGCCTGATACCGGACTGCGGTGGTATCGCCCGGATGACCAAGCTCCTGGGACCCATCAAGGCGAAGGAACTCATTATGACCGCCAAGATGGTTGAAGCCGAAGAGGCCAAGCAGATTCAGCTCTTTACCGACGTGGTGGACGACGCCATGGAGGGGGCGCTGGCCCTTGCAGAAAGCCTCAATAAAAACGCCCCGCTGGCCCTGGGAATGGCGAAACGTATCATCAATCGCGGCCAGCATCTGGACACCCGAAGCCTCCTGGAGCTGGAAGCCATTGGACAGTCCGCGCTTGTGGACTCCGCGGACGCAAAAGAGGGGCTGACCTCGAAGATGGAAAAGCGGGAGGCCAATTTCCAGGGGAAATAG
- the hrcA gene encoding heat-inducible transcription repressor HrcA produces MAINLDNRARRVLMAIIEDYIQMGDPVGSRTISKKRGIDVSPATIRNIMSDLEDVGLLVQPHTSAGRIPTENAFRFYVDHLVQVRDAIKDPQNFEANINPAGMEIKDIVREVSRILSKISHCTSLVRSPRFAETVFKYINFVKLSENRILAILVSRSGMVHNKLIIGDEELNTDKLNWMSNYLNDLLSNLTLMEVRRKIIKEMEDERTRYNELLFKALSMSRALIEDEVEEDLIIGGSSYILDYPEFTDVEKMKKIFQAFENKGLLLKLLDKVSRAEGIKVFIGSESNIQDMIDCTLIASPYKREGRIVGSVGVIGPTRMDYARVIPVVDFTAQLIGSILDEM; encoded by the coding sequence ATGGCGATTAATCTGGACAACAGGGCACGCCGGGTGCTTATGGCCATTATCGAAGATTATATTCAGATGGGTGACCCGGTCGGTTCCCGAACCATATCGAAGAAACGCGGTATTGATGTCAGCCCCGCCACGATTAGGAATATCATGTCGGACCTGGAGGACGTGGGGCTTTTGGTGCAGCCGCACACATCGGCGGGCAGAATCCCCACGGAAAATGCGTTTCGTTTCTACGTCGATCACCTGGTCCAGGTGAGAGACGCGATAAAGGACCCCCAAAATTTCGAGGCGAATATTAATCCCGCTGGTATGGAGATAAAGGACATCGTTCGGGAGGTTTCCCGTATCCTGTCGAAGATATCCCACTGCACATCTCTTGTCAGATCTCCCCGTTTTGCGGAGACGGTTTTTAAATATATCAATTTTGTCAAACTTTCGGAAAACCGGATACTCGCCATCCTCGTGTCCAGGTCCGGAATGGTTCATAACAAGCTTATCATCGGTGATGAGGAGCTGAATACGGATAAGCTCAACTGGATGTCCAACTACCTCAACGACCTGTTGAGCAACCTGACACTCATGGAGGTGCGCAGGAAGATCATCAAGGAAATGGAGGATGAGCGCACCCGATATAATGAGCTTCTATTCAAGGCGCTCAGCATGTCCCGGGCTTTGATCGAGGATGAGGTGGAGGAGGATCTGATTATCGGAGGAAGTTCTTACATCCTCGATTATCCGGAGTTCACCGATGTGGAGAAGATGAAGAAGATCTTTCAGGCCTTTGAGAACAAGGGCCTGTTGTTGAAACTTCTAGACAAGGTCTCACGGGCTGAGGGTATCAAGGTTTTTATCGGATCGGAAAGCAATATTCAGGATATGATCGACTGTACGCTCATCGCCTCCCCGTACAAGCGGGAGGGGAGGATTGTGGGAAGCGTCGGCGTCATCGGGCCCACCCGTATGGATTATGCCAGGGTCATACCTGTTGTGGACTTTACCGCGCAGCTCATTGGATCGATA